A genomic segment from Spinacia oleracea cultivar Varoflay chromosome 3, BTI_SOV_V1, whole genome shotgun sequence encodes:
- the LOC110783462 gene encoding alpha-xylosidase 1: protein MSVFSHSSLLLCLLFLLITCFNFNLVLTVSNSSNNHSSNSTSSKVPTKIGKGYRLISVEETPDGGFLAYLQVNKKNKIYGSDISLLRLFVKHETEERLRVHITDAEKPRWEVPYNLLPREKPPTLKQTLGKSRKIPLSDSEISGNELIFSYTVNPFTFSVKRTSNGQTLFDTRSTDSDPFNSLVFKDQYLEITTKLPSDASLYGLGENTQPHGIKLYPNEPYTLYTMDISAINLNTDLYGSHPVYMDLRSVGGQPSAHAVLLLNSNGMDVFYTGRSLTYKVIGGVFDFYFFSGPSPLDVVNQYTSLIGRPAPMPYWAFGFHQCRWGYHNLSVVEHVVENYRKAQIPLDVIWNDDDHMDGHKDFTLNSVNYSRPKLLNFLEKIHARGMKYIVINDPGIAVNSSYGTYQRGLANDVFIKYEGKPYLAQVWPGAVNFPDFLNPKTVDWWVDEIRRFHELVPVDGLWIDMNEASNFCSGLCTIPEGKKCPSGIGPGWVCCLDCKNITKTRWDNPPYKINASGITSPIGYKTIATSAVHYNGVLEYDAHSLYGLSEAVATHKGLQAIEGKRPFILSRSTYVGSGHYAAHWTGDNQGTWNDLRYSISTMLNFGIFGVPMVGSDICGFYPQPTEELCNRWIELGAFYPFSRDHANYYSPNQELYVWDTVAESARNALGMRYKLLPYLYTLNYEAHTTGAPIARPLFFTFTNYTDCYGLSTQFLLGNGLMVSPVLEKGVTSVKALFPPGSWYSMFDMTQAIVSKQGKYVTLDAPLNVVNVHLYQNSILPMQQGGMTSKEARMTPYHLVVTFPAGASYGQAKGNLFVDEDELPEMKMGSGSSTYIDFYATVDHSKVKVWSEVQEGKFALDKGWTIGKISVLGLGGSAGSIAIEVDGNEITSTPDVATITSSEQSYHENSDVDGVMTSVMVQISGLSMPIGKNFAMTWKMGV, encoded by the exons ATGTCTGTCTTTTCTCACTCTTCATTGCTTCTTTGTCTGTTGTTCCTCTTAATTACTTGTTTTAACTTTAATCTAGTTTTAACAGTTTCTAATTCTTCAAATAATCATTCTTCTAATTCAACTTCATCCAAAGTCCCTACTAAGATTGGAAAAGGTTACCGTTTAATTTCTGTTGAAGAGACACCTGATGGTGGCTTCTTGGCTTACTTGCAAGttaacaagaaaaacaaaatctaTGGCTCTGATATCTCCCTATTGCGCCTATTTGTCAA GCATGAAACAGAGGAGCGTTTAAGGGTACACATAACAGATGCAGAAAAACCTAGATGGGAAGTACCCTATAATCTTTTACCCAGAGAAAAACCACCCACATTGAAACAAACCCTAGGAAAATCTAGAAAAATCCCACTTTCAGACTCAGAAATCTCAGGAAATGAGCTTATATTCAGCTACACAGTTAACCCATTTACCTTTTCAGTCAAAAGAACTTCAAACGGGCAAACCCTTTTCGATACAAGATCCACCGACTCCGACCCGTTTAACAGTTTGGTGTTTAAAGACCAATACCTTGAGATTACCACTAAATTACCCTCTGATGCTTCACTTTATGGGCTTGGTGAAAATACCCAACCCCATGGAATTAAGTTATACCCGAATGAGCCTTACACACTTTATACAATGGACATTTCTGCCATTAATCTTAATACAGATTTATACGGGTCGCACCCGGTTTATATGGATCTTAGGAGTGTGGGTGGGCAACCCTCAGCTCATGctgttttgttgttgaatagcAATGGGATGGATGTGTTCTACACTGGGAGGTCCTTGACATACAAAGTGATTGGGGGTGTTTTCGACTTTTACTTCTTTTCGGGTCCTTCACCTCTTGATGTTGTGAATCAGTACACTAGCTTGATTGGAAGACCTGCTCCTATGCCTTACTGGGCTTTTG GTTTCCATCAATGCAGATGGGGTTACCATAACCTGTCGGTGGTTGAACATGTAGTTGAGAACTACAGAAAGGCACAAATACCACTTGACGTAATATGGAATGATGATGATCATATGGATGGGCACAAGGACTTCACCCTGAATTCTGTAAATTATTCGCGTCCAAAGCTTTTGAACTTCCTTGAGAAGATACATGCTCGAGGCATGAAGTACATTGTTATCAATGATCCTGGTATTGCTGTTAATTCCAGTTATGGTACATACCAAAGAGGCTTGGCTAACGATGTTTTCATTAAGTATGAGGGAAAACCCTATTTAGCCCAAGTGTGGCCTGGGGCTGTTAACTTCCCTGACTTCCTCAATCCCAAAACGGTAGATTGGTGGGTAGATGAAATCCGCCGGTTTCATGAACTAGTTCCAGTTGATGGTTTATGGATTGACATGAATGAAGCCTCAAATTTCTGCTCTGGGCTTTGCACAATTCCAGAGGGTAAAAAGTGTCCCTCTGGGATTGGACCTGGATGGGTTTGTTGCTTAGATTGCAAGAACATCACAAAAACAAGATGGGATAATCCACCTTATAAGATAAATGCTTCAGGGATAACTTCACCTATTGGTTATAAAACCATAGCTACCAGTGCAGTTCACTACAATGGGGTTTTAGAGTATGATGCTCACAGTTTATATGGCTTGTCAGAAGCAGTTGCAACTCACAAGGGCCTTCAAGCTATTGAAGGTAAGAGGCCATTCATTTTGTCACGCTCTACTTATGTGGGTTCCGGACATTATGCTGCCCACTGGACTGGTGATAATCAGGGAACTTGGAATGATCTGAGGTACTCGATTTCTACCATGCTGAATTTTGGTATATTTGGAGTTCCAATGGTTGGTTCCGACATATGTGGTTTCTATCCTCAACCTACGGAAGAACTTTGCAACCGTTGGATCGAATTGGGTGCTTTCTATCCATTCTCTAGAGACCATGCTAATTACTATTCACCGAATCAAGAACTCTATGTATGGGACACTGTTGCTGAGTCAGCTAGGAATGCCTTGGGTATGAGGTACAAGCTTCTTCCTTATCTTTATACACTAAACTACGAGGCACACACTACTGGTGCACCCATTGCTAGACCGCTATTCTTCACATTCACCAACTACACAGACTGTTATGGGTTGAGCACACAGTTCTTGCTGGGTAATGGTCTGATGGTATCACCAGTTCTTGAGAAGGGAGTGACAAGTGTGAAGGCACTTTTCCCACCAGGGTCATGGTATAGTATGTTTGATATGACTCAGGCAATTGTATCAAAACAAGGTAAGTATGTTACTCTTGATGCACCATTGAATGTGGTGAATGTACATCTGTATCAAAATAGCATACTTCCTATGCAACAAGGTGGAATGACCTCGAAAGAAGCAAGGATGACACCATATCATCTAGTAGTAACTTTCCCTGCTGGGGCTAGTTATGGACAAGCCAAAGGGAATCTGTTTGTCGATGAGGATGAGCTACCTGAAATGAAAATGGGCAGTGGGTCTTCGACCTATATCGATTTCTATGCAACTGTGGATCATAGTAAGGTCAAGGTTTGGTCGGAAGTTCAAGAGGGAAAGTTTGCCTTAGACAAAGGGTGGACTATTGGCAAGATTTCTGTGTTAGGATTGGGAGGAAGCGCAGGATCCATCGCTATTGAAGTTGACGGAAATGAAATAACCAGTACACCAGATGTAGCTACAATTACATCATCGGAGCAGAGTTACCATGAAAATTCTGATGTAGATGGTGTGATGACCAGTGTGATGGTACAGATCAGTGGGTTGTCTATGCCAATTGGTAAGAATTTTGCCATGACCTGGAAAATGGGTGTTTAG
- the LOC110783443 gene encoding uncharacterized protein, translated as MAHEYENFEQYQQVSDLNEMPQDYPHECEVGPHQTSGISDNQLVPFLFDLNMSAQQARVPHHLHYIIRKHNNIIITRINNELRLKILLFLLLRKLRYSDHLIHGTIEMVVRKFDYTRKTIRGIWQKAKAQKAAMDSYLCESKYHNCGRKRIQVTYESIASIGMGHRTSIRDLAKMLNLGPTTICRMVKRKQIKTHSSPLHPDISEECKMARMSMYDFIHIDEKWFYLAQKCQRVYLANNEPFPHRKGKSRTKIPKFMFMAAVARPRWGENGQCEFDGKIGIFPFTDAVAAKRRSKNGVRGTIETKSIKSVNQIATRVMLINYLIPAIKEKWSPYEGEKPANNPDCKILDLGFFRSIQLLMDKKMPKTVEDLSGGVIDSFNELHAKTLSNVWMSLQYVGNEILKHKGDNNYQLPHNKKKILEDDDNLPEQVKAPFHH; from the exons ATGGCTCATGAATATGAGAATTTTGAGCAGTACCAACAAGTGTCGGATCTTAATGAAATGCCACAAGATTATCCACATGAATGTGAAGTGGGACCACATCAAACATCAGGTATATCAGATAACCAATTGGttccatttttgtttgatttgaacatgTCAGCACAACAAGCTAGAGTCCCCCACCATCTCCATTACATCATACGAAAacacaacaacatcatcataacTAGAATTAACAATGAATTAAGGCTGAAAATCTTGTTGTTCCTGCTCTTAAGAAAACTTAGGTACTCAGATCACCTCATTCATGGGACAATTGAGATGGTTGTTAGAAAGTTTGATTACACAAGGAAGACAATTAGAGGGATATGGCAGAAAGCTAAGGCACAAAAGGCAGCCATGGATTCATATCTTTGTGAGAGCAAATATCACAACTGTGGTAGGAAGAGAATTCAAGTAACATATGAATCTATAGCATCAATAGGCATGGGGCACAGAACAAGTATTAGAGATCTTGCAAAGATGCTGAATTTGGGACCAACAACAATTTGTAGAATGGTGAAAAGAAAACAGATCAAAACACATTCAAGTCCCTTGCATCCAGACATTTCAGAAGAATGCAAGATGGCAAGGATGAG CATGTATGATTTCATTCACATCGATGAGAAATGGTTCTATCTAGCGCAAAAATGTCAAAGAGTCTATTTAGCAAACAATGAACCATTTCCACACAGAAAGGGAAAATCAAGAACAAAGATTCCAAAGTTTATGTTCATGGCAGCAGTAGCAAGACCAAGGTGGGGAGAAAATGGGCAGTGTGAGTTTGATGGCAAAATAGGTATATTTCCATTCACAGATGCAGTGGCAGCAAAGAGAAGATCCAAAAATGGAGTGAGGGGGACAATTGAGACAAAATCAATCAAGTCAGTTAATCAGATTGCAACTAGGGTCATGCTAATCAACTACTTAATCCCAGCCATTAAAGAGAAATGGTCACCATATGAGGGGGAAAAG CCAGCAAACAATCCAGATTGCAAAATCTTGGACTTGGGGTTTTTTAGGTCAATACAATTACTTATGGACAAAAAGATGCCCAAAACAGTGGAAGATTTAAGTGGTGGAGTGATTGACTCATTTAATGAACTGCATGCAAAGACTCTATCTAATGTGTGGATGTCACTTCAATATGTTGGAAATGAAATACTGAAACACAAGGGGGACAACAACTACCAACTCCCACACAACaagaaaaagattttagaagatgACGACAATCTGCCAGAAC